In Mucinivorans hirudinis, the DNA window CTATTAATTGCCTGCGCTGAACAACCCACTGCCAAGATAGCCATCATTCCCGAACCCGTAAAAATGGAGGTGGGCAGTGGAAGTTACACCATTAATAGTAGCACGAAAGTTGCATTTACGGATGCCGCAATGGAGGGTGCTGCACAGACTATTGCCGAACTGCTTGGTGAAAAACTTGGCACAGAGTTGGAGATTGCCTCCAAAGGGGACGTTACCATCAATAAGTGGAACGATGCACCCAAAGGCGAGAGTTATAAACTATCAATAACCAAAAGCGGCATCACCATTGATGCTGCCGACTATGCGGGAGCTATTTATGCAATGCAGACGCTTTTGCAGTTGATGCCTGCCGAGGTTTACTCACCTAAAATTAATTATAACTATGTGTGTTATCCCGATTCGGTAGCATTCCTTGCAGAAGCCGCTCCTGAGGTGGCGAAGATTTTGGGTGGGAGAAGACCTCTGAAACTTTCGACTACTCCAAAACAAAATGCCATTGTTCTTTCGCAGTATTGGGATAAAAAAGTCGATTCCACTTTTATCTTTTACACTCACAAATACAAAGAGATAGGTATTGCAGCCAAGGACAAAAATATGGTTATACAGGCTGCGAAGACATTGAAAGAACTTTATGAACGCATTGAGAAGGAGGGCGCAAACATAGCCTTTGTACAAACTTTTGGCGAGCCCGATTTTGAAAAAATCACAATCCCCTGCCTGACCATCGAAGATTACCCCCGTTTCGGGTGGCGTGGTATGCACTTGGATTGCAGCCGCCATTTCTTTACAATAAACGAAGTTCGCAAGTATGTCGATTATTTGGCAATGCACAAGCTCAACCGCTTTCACTGGCACTTGGTCGATGACCAAGGGTGGCGTATGGAGTCCAAGAGGTATCCGCTGCTGACGGAAAAGGCAGCGTGGAGGGTCGATAGAAGCGGTGTAGATTGGGACAACCGCCAACCAATAGACCGCGCCAAGGGCGAGCAACCCACCTACGGAGGTTTTTATACTCAGCAACAGATAAAGGATTTGGTAGCCTATGCCGCCAAGCTCGGAGTTGCCGTTATACCCGAAATAGAGATTCCGGGGCACACCTCAGAGGTATTTGCAGCATATCCTGCCCTCTCGTGCCTTGGCACGGAGCAGGAGGTTACCCCCGGCGGATACTACCCTGCCGATATGGCTACCTGCTTCTGTGCAGGTAATGAGGATGTTTTTGCCTTTATAGAGGGTATTCTTGATGAGGTTATCGAGTTATTCCCCGATGCGCCGTATATCCACATTGGCGGCGACGAGGTGGATAAACGCTTTTGGAGGAGTTGTCCCAAATGTAAGGCGCGGATGCAGAAAGAGAAGCTCGCAAATGTTGATGAGTTGCAGAGCTATTTTATTCATCGTGTAGAAAAATACGTCAATGAGAAGGGTAAACCGATTATCGGTTGGGACGAGATTCTCGAGGGAGGACTCGCACCCAATGCTACGGTGATGAGTTGGCGCGGCATTGGCGGGGGCATTGCTGCCGCACGTGCGGGGCACGATGTGGTGATGACTCCCAACTCTCACCTCTACTTTGACTACTACCAAAACACGCCCGAGGTTGAGCCCAAAGCAATAGGTGGTTTTGTTCCCCTCAAACGCGTTTACGGCT includes these proteins:
- a CDS encoding Beta-hexosaminidase, yielding MNKFLVLIIGVLLIACAEQPTAKIAIIPEPVKMEVGSGSYTINSSTKVAFTDAAMEGAAQTIAELLGEKLGTELEIASKGDVTINKWNDAPKGESYKLSITKSGITIDAADYAGAIYAMQTLLQLMPAEVYSPKINYNYVCYPDSVAFLAEAAPEVAKILGGRRPLKLSTTPKQNAIVLSQYWDKKVDSTFIFYTHKYKEIGIAAKDKNMVIQAAKTLKELYERIEKEGANIAFVQTFGEPDFEKITIPCLTIEDYPRFGWRGMHLDCSRHFFTINEVRKYVDYLAMHKLNRFHWHLVDDQGWRMESKRYPLLTEKAAWRVDRSGVDWDNRQPIDRAKGEQPTYGGFYTQQQIKDLVAYAAKLGVAVIPEIEIPGHTSEVFAAYPALSCLGTEQEVTPGGYYPADMATCFCAGNEDVFAFIEGILDEVIELFPDAPYIHIGGDEVDKRFWRSCPKCKARMQKEKLANVDELQSYFIHRVEKYVNEKGKPIIGWDEILEGGLAPNATVMSWRGIGGGIAAARAGHDVVMTPNSHLYFDYYQNTPEVEPKAIGGFVPLKRVYGFEPIPEGLSEEEGKHILGAQANLWVEFIPTFAQVEYMVLPRMSALAEVTWSPKEKRDWADFTRRVEQQQVRYEAMGANAHKGADYIDFSTSFDADNKLFLVEMTGEIYGSDIFYTTDGSQPTLNSTKYEKPVEVTQTSTIRAIVAKGGKQISKMASERTIGMHKGVGKKITYNHKASEAYPGSGETTLIDGLTSSDRQDDPRMQGFNSKDFDVVIDLGTVEKLSSVVGSFFQSVGSWIYLPQEMVVSVSDDGERWSEVGRVGHDYDPFKTQSIRHQFEVKGDFSGRFVKIVGVNPPTVKGLPGAGTVNWIFADEIFVN